The Stomatobaculum sp. F0698 genomic sequence CGAACGGGCTCAAGGCAGCCACAAAATTAACGGCTTCTCTTCTCTCACTCGGCATTGAGATGCGCCGCTTTAAGACCGGAACGCCGGCGCGGGTCGACGGGAAAACGCTTGATTACTCCAAGATGCAGGAACAAAAGGGAGATGTCCCTGTGGTCCCCTTTTCCTTTGATACCGATCCGGACACGGTACAGCGGGAACAGGTGAGCTGCTGGCTCACGCATACGGGCAGTGAAGTCAAGCGACTGATTGAGGAGAACATCGATCGTTCGCCGCTTTACAACGGCAGTATTCAAGGAACCGGCCCCCGTTACTGCCCCTCGATTGAAGATAAGGTGATGAAATTTCCGGACAAAGAGGGACATCAAATTTTTGTTGAGCCGGAGGGCCTCTATACCGATGAAATGTATCTCGGCGGTATGTCCTCTTCTCTTCCCGAGGATGTTCAGTATGCGGTAATACACGCGACGCCCGGTCTTGAAAACGCGGTCATCGTACGCAATGCCTATGCCATTGAATACGATTGCATCGATGCGAGACAGTTGACGGCGAGTCTTGCGTTCAAGGAAATTCCGGCTCTTTTTGCAGCCGGACAAATCAACGGAAGCTCGGGCTACGAAGAGGCTGCGGCCCAGGGTTTGGTTGCCGGAATCAATGCCGCACGTCTGATTCAAAAGAAGGAACCCTTTGTTTTGGACCGCTCGGAGGCCTACATCGGTGTTCTGATCGACGACCTTGTGACCAAGGAGAGCCATGAACCCTATCGCATGATGACCTCCCGCTCGGAGTACCGCCTGCTGCTCCGCCAAGACAATGCGGATCTTCGCCTCTCGGAACGCGGGTACGAGCTGGGATTGGTCGGTGAAGAAAAGATACAGAGACTTAGGCTTAAGCGAAGCGGAATCGAAGCTGAGCGAAAACGTCTTATGGCAACACATATCGGTGCGAGTGCCGCGAACAATGAGCTGCTTCAAAAATTAAATTCCACACCGCTGAAGACCGGAATTTCTCTCGCGGAGCTTATTAAGCGGCCGGAACTGAATTATGAGTTGATTGCCCCCTTGGACACGGAACGCCCGGAATTACCGCACTCTGTGTGCGAGCAGGTGAACATAGAATTGAAATACGAGGGTTATATTCGTCGCCAGGAACAGCAGGTGAAACAATTCAAACGCTTGGAACATAAACTGCTGCCGGAAGATTTGGACTATGAGTCCGTAGGAAGTCTGCGCCTCGAAGCGGTGCAAAAGCTAAAGGCGCTGAAACCGAGATCCATAGGACAGGCTTCCCGCATTTCCGGTGTCTCACCTGCGGATATCTCGGTTTTGCTGGTCTGGTTGGAGGCCAATAAACATAGAACAGGAGGAGGCATATGACGCTTGAAGCGTTGAACGAGTTTGTCCGTGATATGCGAACAGCTCTGGAGAACCTTCCCGAGTCGGGAAAACTGTCTTTGTCAGACGGACAGTTTGCACAGTTCGCACAGTTTTACGAGGATATGCTGGAGAAGAATCAGGTGATGAATCTGACCGGCATTACAGAGCGGCGGGAAGTTATCGTGAAACACTATATTGACAGCCTGCTCCCTGCCTGCCTGCTCCCCGATTTTCCGAGAACCGGAACAAGACTTCTGGATTTGGGCAGCGGCGCAGGATTTCCGGGAATTCCGCTTGCAATTGTCTTTCCGAACTTGCACCTCACTTTAATGGACAGTCTTAATAAAAGGATTGTTTATTTGACAGATGAAATCGCAAAATTAGGCCTGCAGGATCACACGGTGGCACTTCATGCGCGCGCGGAGGAACTGGCACGACAGACAGGACAGCGGGAAGCTTATGACTACTGCAGCTCGCGTGCGGTTGCCCGCCTGGCCGTGCTCTCCGAGTATTGTCTCCCCTTTGTCAAAGTCGGGGGACAGATGCTCGCCTACAAAGCAGGAGAAATCGAGGAGGAGCTTGCCGAAGCGCAGTTTGCAATCAAGAAATTAGGCGGTATAACGGAGCAAGTGGTTTCCTTCTCACTGCCAGACGATGCGGGCAAGCGAAGCTTGGTTGTCATTCGAAAAGTTAAGGAGACAGCGCGAATCTATCCGAGAAAAGCAGGTATGCCGACAAAGGCACCGCTGGTACTGAAATAAAATGAACCGGTTGATATCGAAATAATCCGAGTCGGAATTTACTCGGAACGGGAACAGAGAAGAAGCCGAGGCTGTGTAGAAATCACGGCCTAGGCTCTTTTTTTTATATGTTTCACGTGAAACACCATGTGTCGATTGTATGTTTCACATGAAAAAACGGTGTAAGAAAAGCCGAGCAAATGGTCGAGAGCTTCCGTTCATCGGAAAAAGCCGGATTCGACAGGTTGGAGATATTTGTCCTTCGAAAATGAAAGCAGGTTAAACCCTTGTCTGTATTAGCGGATGGGGTCATTCCGATATAGTGTTTCACGTGAAACGTAGAGGGGAATCGCTATCGTATATCTGCGCAGATGTATTCGATCATCGGCCTCCTAACTATGTTTCACGTGAAATCAAATATAGCAAACACTACTGTGTGACGGAGATGAAGAAAAATAAAATTATCGGCTCTTCTATTCTCCGATTGTCACAGGATGAGGCATTGTGCAGATAACAAATCCGAAAGCAAATCTGAAAAAGCTGCAGAGCAGACTGAAGCGCAGGCTCCCGTTTAGCCCATAAAGCGGAAATCAGATCGGATCCAAAGTGTAATTCAAATGCACATCATATCATCATGAATGAAAATCAAACTACAATCTGCGATATAACTTATGGCATTGAAACAACGAAATTGCAACGACTGATAGCTCATACGAGCAGACCAAGTGGTAAAGAGAAAATTGACCCATAAAGCCGATATCAATACCATGCCGTAAGTGTAGAAATGCTGCCCGATTAGAAGTCGTAAGACAGAAACTGAATTATCTTATAGACTGTATTATCTTATAGATAAGAACGATTGATTATTGAATTGATGCTGTCAGCGTATGCCGCCGGATGCAGAAATTGATTCCTTTCGTTTTCGACTTGAGACCTCCCCGGGTTCTCATGCTTTGGCATAGACGCTAAATGCTAAGATCTGATTTCAATATAACAATGTGTATAAGGCTGATATAACACAATCAAAAATAGCCTGTTTCTGATATTGCAGTTTCGAGTTATACCCATGTAATTGAATCGATACGATGGATGTTTCACGTGAAACAGTAAAGACAGGCTAAGAGGAGAATCTGAGGGGACGAATACATACGGACGCGGTGCTTGATAACTGTCAAACTGCGCTTATAGCTCGTAAGCCCACTCAAAGCAACGGTGCGGATAGGATACGATCATGTATGAGTTATGACCTTTCGAAACAATCTTCTCATACTGTGAGGGAATGTAACGATACCGGATATATGCTTGTATGCTTCAATTTTACGGCCAAGCGATGGTACCCGGTTATGTCAGCCGGACCGGAGCTTTGAGATTGAATCTACGATCAATGATGTTTCACGTGAAACAGTGAGGGCGGATGAGACCGTTTCTTCAAGCTGACGAGATGACATAAACGGGAGCTTCTAAGACCGGGATATATCAATATTCCAAGACCGGTTCGATGCAACAGATAGCCGAGTATTCATGGTATTGTCGATGTCATCGAGCACTTGGAAATCGAATCGCACCGTAGTGTTTCACGTGAAACAGAAAAGGAGAAAAATGTTATTGCGCCGAGGGGATGAGATCAATTCGTTGCGATACCTGGCAACAGTAGCTGATTTGATTTCTGTAAGACAGCTCAATGCGTTCGGAAGCCAATCGTA encodes the following:
- the rsmG gene encoding 16S rRNA (guanine(527)-N(7))-methyltransferase RsmG, encoding MRTALENLPESGKLSLSDGQFAQFAQFYEDMLEKNQVMNLTGITERREVIVKHYIDSLLPACLLPDFPRTGTRLLDLGSGAGFPGIPLAIVFPNLHLTLMDSLNKRIVYLTDEIAKLGLQDHTVALHARAEELARQTGQREAYDYCSSRAVARLAVLSEYCLPFVKVGGQMLAYKAGEIEEELAEAQFAIKKLGGITEQVVSFSLPDDAGKRSLVVIRKVKETARIYPRKAGMPTKAPLVLK
- the mnmG gene encoding tRNA uridine-5-carboxymethylaminomethyl(34) synthesis enzyme MnmG, translated to MIEERYDVIVVGAGHAGCEAALAAARLGMKTIIFTVSVDSIALMPCNPNIGGTSKGHLVRELDALGGEMGHVIDKTFIQSRMLNESKGPAVHSLRAQADKQAYIAEMRRVLERNPQITIRQAEISTILTEDAVDKLGKRRCIGVKTVSGSHYYAGAVVLATGVYLNARCVFGEVSEETGPNGLKAATKLTASLLSLGIEMRRFKTGTPARVDGKTLDYSKMQEQKGDVPVVPFSFDTDPDTVQREQVSCWLTHTGSEVKRLIEENIDRSPLYNGSIQGTGPRYCPSIEDKVMKFPDKEGHQIFVEPEGLYTDEMYLGGMSSSLPEDVQYAVIHATPGLENAVIVRNAYAIEYDCIDARQLTASLAFKEIPALFAAGQINGSSGYEEAAAQGLVAGINAARLIQKKEPFVLDRSEAYIGVLIDDLVTKESHEPYRMMTSRSEYRLLLRQDNADLRLSERGYELGLVGEEKIQRLRLKRSGIEAERKRLMATHIGASAANNELLQKLNSTPLKTGISLAELIKRPELNYELIAPLDTERPELPHSVCEQVNIELKYEGYIRRQEQQVKQFKRLEHKLLPEDLDYESVGSLRLEAVQKLKALKPRSIGQASRISGVSPADISVLLVWLEANKHRTGGGI